Genomic DNA from Mus musculus strain C57BL/6J chromosome 11, GRCm38.p6 C57BL/6J:
cccggtctaTGCTTAGCATCATCAGTTCCAGGACGGTCACTAAATGCTTCTTTTCAAATCCGTGGGTTGGGGTGAGGGATGGGGGCGGCTTTATAACAACCTCAAATCTTGGGCTTTGTTTCATACCTGAATACATTTCCCGTCCCTCTCCTCTGCTAGACTAGAAACTATCCGTGGTTGGATaatattttactgatttttttttcccctcagtccTTTACTGTTTGGCAATAGTAGGTGCTCCTTAATGTTACGTGTgacttaaagaaagaaagcattttcacgTGACCCTCTTGGGAGGGCAATGGAATGTATGCTCAGAGAGACTGACAGTTTTGTCTAGAGTcctaagaaaacaaatgacaaagaGGGATGTAATCTCAAGCCTTTTAGATTTGAAATCAGATGGTCCTTTTACTCACCCAGCAAAGCCCAGAGCGAAGCTGAttgaaaaggagaggggaggtgatGGGCAGAGATTAGTGGAAGAGAAGGTACGTGTGGAGATAGATGCCAGGGCAGAACCTTGAGAGCTTGTTGAGAACCTGAATGGAAGGAGGGGTGAGAATATGGGATTCTCAATAGAGGAGTGGCAGTTTCGAGGTCAAGGGTCACATGTGATGGGTCAAGAAGCTGGCTTAGAAGgcatggttgtttgttttttgtgtttttttttaagttttatttatttattttatgtatctgagaacactgtagctgtcttcagacacaccagaagagggcatcccattacagatggttgtgagtcaccatgtggctgttgggaattgaactcaggtcctctggaagagcaatcagtgctcttaaccgctgagccatctctctagccccgggggtcacatttttttttttaatcccagcacctgggaggcagaggtagatgaacCTCTTATGATTccagccagtgagctccaagccagCCAGTGAGACCGCCCGGCACAAAAGCAATCTCCAAAGCACTGCCCAGCTCGACCCAAGAGTCAGTCTTTTTAGAGTGACatcttgtttattttgtatgtgactgtgcacatgtatgtgggggtCACAGGTGCCTtagcatgcatgtagaggtcgaggacaacttgtgggggtcagttctctccttccatcatgtgggcccTGGAGGTCAAATtcgggctgtcaggcttggccacAGCCACCCTTTAGACACAGAGACATTTTACCTGCCCTCAAGATCAAATCTTCATCTATTATCTGTAAGGGAGCAAGGGATCCCTCTGTGTGTGATGTActtcatgtgggtgtgtgtgggggggtatgtatgcacatgtatacatgtgtgcacatgttttaCATGGGTATCAGAGGCTAGAAATCAGGTCTTTATGGTTGCAGTATCATGTTCAAAACAACAATGGCAAAATGTATCCCATAATGTTATTGAGGAGACTTAAGGATGAGTTTAGTTAACACACGTGGTCATTAATCAATAAATAGTTCCTTCCTTATTCCTAGAGGTTTCAAAAAGGTGTCCTTATAGCCCCTCCCCCATGtacagatatgtgtgtatgtatttgtgaagTCAGTTTAAAGGTGTCCTGATCCTGATGGATCTATtcgcccctcctctctctctgcatgtacaGATGTGTAAGTgcgtgcatgtggaagccagacgTTACTTTGGATGTTATATCTCAGGAACCAGCAAccttgttttttcttattttactttactttattttattttatgtgagtacattgctgtcttcagacgcaccagaagagggcaacagatcccattacagctggttgtgagccaccatgtggttgctgggaattgaactcaggacctgtggaagagtagtcagtgctcttaactactgagccatctctctagcccagcaaccttggttttttgagacagggtttctttctctgtgtagttccggctgtcctagaactcactttgtagaccaggcaggcctcgaactcagagactgcctacatctgcctccagagttctggggttAATGGGCAGATagggtttcttgtttttttttttttggcggggggggggtttctttttggtttttcgagacagggtttctctgtatagccctggctgtcctggaactcactttgtagaccagggtggcctcgaactcaaaaatccacctgcctctgcctcccaagtgctgggattaaaggcgtgagccactacGCCCGGCCAGATAGGGTTTCTTACTGGGACTTGGGGCTTGCTGATTAGGCTAGAccgactggccagcaagctctggggctctgctttctctgcctccccagcactggagttTCATGCTTTATGCTTGGTGCAGCAAACATTTTACTAACTTAGGAGAAGCTCCGCAGTCCCTGCTTGATCTCTGGGGGAATCTGAAACTGTCGCCCATCCCATCCTGACTCCAGGTAGCCTTGGGCTTAGTCTGTGAAGCTGACTACCAGCCAGTGGCCCGTGCAGTTCGAGAACGGGTTGCTGCTATCCAGCGGAAGCGGGAGAAGCTTCGAAAAGCTAGGGAATTGGAGGTTCTCCCACCAGACTCAGGACCTCCTCCAGCAACTGTGTCTCTGGCTCCGGGTCCCCCCAGTGCCTTCCCCCCAGAGCCTGAGGAGCCAGAGGCTGACCAGCATCAATCCTTCCTCTTCCGCCATGCCAGCTACTCATCAACTACATGTATGTCACCCCCACTTTGAGTTCTAGGTCCCCGAAGTCCAGCCCAACCCAGCTTTCCAGCTCTAGCCATGAACCTTCCTTTAGGGACAAACACTCCCACAATTGCCTCCTGGCTCCAGGCCCCTCTTTGCTTAGACAGGTCCCCCTCCTCTACCACCACagtcctttattattattattcttattttttgatCCACTCCCTCCTCTACCAGCTGATTGCGAGACTGATGGCTACCTCAGTTCCTCCGGCTTCCTGGATGCCTCAGACCCTGCCCTTCAGCCCCCTGGGGGGTTACCATCCAGCCCCGCTGAATCCCATCTCTGCTTGCCCTCGGTGAGAGGGGGGTCACCTGGGAGCCTTCCAGCCAGTCAAAGTCCAAGACCTATCCCTCTGTCCTGAATCTCAACCCTCTAATCTGTTCCCTGGGATCCTGAAACACTCTATTCTTGCCTGTATACCTCCAATTCTGTTTCCCTAGTATTCTCCCCACATCCTGACACCATTTCCCCGGGTCTCCACAATCACCAACCGCTGTTATCTCCTGACCTCATGAATTCTATCGTCTTTCAGGGTTTTGCCTTGTCTATTCCACGGTCTGGCCCTGGCAGTGACTTTTCTCCTGGGGATAGGTATGTTCCGGTTTAAGTTGTGGGTAGCAGGGTGAGACACAGAATGTTCTGGGTTCCCACTGTCTACTTAAACccttctgtctccctttcctGGTCCAGCTACGCCTCAGATGCGGCATCAGGCCTTAGTGACATGGGAGAAGGGGGGCAAATGAGGAAAAATCCAGTGAAGACTCTTCGACGGAGACCTCGATCCCGGCTCCGGGTCACTAGTGTAAGGAGGGCCGAGGAACTTCCTGGAAgattgggggggcggggggggcgcaGAAAACTGGAGTTGTCCTGTGTGACTGACATCTAGTCTAGTTTCAATGCCAGACTCTAGGTGGAGAATCTGTTCTCAACGTCCACTCTGGCCAGAGTGCATCGGCTATAGCAGGGTGGAAACATATGGCCGAGGCCGAGGCAGAGGCATTGATTGCTTCCCTGTGCTGCCTTTGAATCTGAAGGTCTCAGACCAGAGCGACAGAGTTGTCGAGTGTCAGCTGCAGACTCACAACAGCAAGATGGTGACGTTCCGATTTGATCTGGATGGGGACAGCCCAGAAGAAATTGCAGCTGCCATGGTGAGCAGGAGAGAGATGAGGACAGAGTGGCTTCTATGTAAGCTCTTCCCTCCCTGTATCCACTGGTGCTGACATTTATACACTGACCCTGCAGCAAGGGCGTATAAACACTGGTCGGCAGGGCGACTCTGAAGATGCTTTGGCCTTTGTGCGGGGGAGATTTCTGTGTATCCAGTCTGGTTAAGCACTTTGCTATCTGATGTGGACTGGAGAGATAAGAGTGATGTGAGTTCCACCTAGAGGTGTCACAGGCGGCTGGAAGTAAAGGATGGACTGGAGTAGTGTGGGAAGGAGTGGGATTTGCCCAGGTCCTGGCAGATGAGTAGCAATGGTGGGGAAGTGAAGCAGGGGGGGATGTGGGGGGAAGGGCATGGCTTTCTGGAAGCATGGCATGAGCAACGCCATTAGTGCTGAATACTGGGACAATTTAGGGAGGAGACCACTGTCACTGGAGAAAAGGGATCCTGCAGGAGTGTCCTGGGAAGTGGAATTCAGCACATATCATAAGAGCTAAAGAAGGACAGCTGTGGGCAGTTCATGCTTGTAATCTTAGCTCTTAGCCGGAAGATCAATGATTggggtcatccttggctgcacAGCAGTTCAGGGCTAACTcaggctacatgagactttgtgAAGCAAACAAAGGAAGTTAGGCAGAGAGGGACATGCTGAAAATGGgtggggttttggtttgtttgtttgtttattcatttgggttttttttagatttttaaaacttttttattttaatgtatgagtgctctgctgaGTGTACACTTGTATGCCAGAatggggcatcagatcctctatagatggttgtgagccaccatgtgggtagtggggattgaactcaggacctttggaaatacagccagtgttcttaatcacagagccatctctccagcctgagaatgTATTTTAAGGACTGTTCTGCTGTGAGATAGGGGAGGGTTTTAGGAGTAAAGACTCTGATCGGAAGGTGGACAGAAGAAGCCAGGTAGGCAGCAAGGAGAAATGAAAtataggagaagaagaaaggctgAAGCTATGGTTGTTGTTTCAGGGAAATCGCTGTGTAGTCCAGGAAGCTCTTGACGTCGTTAAGTGTGGGTAGTGGATGcctaataaatatttgctgagttGATACGCTagggaggcagggggaagggatatCAAGGGCACCCTGTATCAGAGGACCAAAGAGGAGCAGACTACTCAGAGAATAGTTGGAAATGAGAgcagggttgtttttttgtttgtttgtttgttttaagagtcATGGTGAACTTGAGGAATAGCTGAGTTAAGGGTCTCCATGGCAACAGGAAATGgccaggcagagctggagagggaTGGGTTTGGGAGTCCTCAGTCCAGAGCTGAGGGTGAAAATAGACCTGCAAGGCAAGGCGAGAGACCAGGAAACTTTGAGGGTGTCTCGTGAAAACTTCCCCGTTCAGAACAAGAAGGGGGAGACAAGGTCCTGAAAGACAGGAAGTTGGAGCCAAAGAAGCAGAGGGATATTAGTGAGGATAGAATGAGTTCCAAGCAGGTGGCATAGAGGGGATCCTGAGGCAAGACCACACTGGCTTTTGTTAGAAGTCTTGATGGGAGACTGTTTCAACAGAATGGGGTGGCAGGGGCCAGATGATGTATAGAAACATCGGCCTTTAGGAATTCTTCCCTAAAGCCTGTTTGATGCCATTCACCTAGTCTCCAGAACAAAGAAAAGTGTCACCTGTCACCTAAGGCTTGTCATCTTCAGCCAAGTCTCCTGACCCTTCCAGAGTCTTTAATAAGCTACACAAATTTCTGAGTAGTTCCTAGAAATGTCTGGGtgcctttctgcctctgcttcttctttctaCTTGGGGGTCTGTAGGTCTGAAAAACCCCATGGTTCCCTTGCCCACCCAGAAGCCACACAATCCAAGTGACCCAGCCCTGAACTCGGATCcagttcccttcccctttccaccAGTTCACTCCTCTGTAGCAGGGTTTGAAACTTGGATCTAATCTTACTGCTTTTCATCGTCATTGGATATTTGCGACTCTAAaactaggaagtgtggcctttacACTATAGTCCGTCCAACTCCACCAGGGTCCTGTTTTCAGACTGTTCCGCCTTTTGTATGGCTGTTTTCAGACTGTTCCGCCTTTTGTATGGCTGTTTtcttggcctcagctgttcttctgtCTCTTTTGATGGCTAGCTAGGGAAGACTGGAAGAAAGACTACCttagcagtggctctcaaccttcctaatgctgtgagcctTTAAGTATAGTTCCTTCTGTTATGGTGCCCTCCAGTCATAAAAGTATTTTGTCGTtattcataattgtaattttgctactgttttgaatcacAATATCAATATCTGCTATAGAGGATATCTGACACATGACCCTGAAGGTTGAGAACTAGCTTATCCCTGGGCTTTTCTGTAACACCTGAGTTCAAGTTTAATGTGCTTAAATTTGGTGAACGTGGCCAGGTTCCATTTCTCTTCTTCTATCCCCTCCttgtcccttccttctccttcagttgtgctggaaatcaaatccaGGACCCTGTGGCAAACGCTGTCTCACTGAACTATACCCCTAGCCTCTTGGGCACGTTTCTTCGCCTCTCTGAACCTTAGCTGTTCATTGATTACTCTGTGTTTTTCAAAGGTGTGATCTAACATGGTGATGTGTATAAGTGGCCATAGACCCTCAGTGGAGGGTTGCTTTTCTTACTCCACATGTGTAAAGTTCTGCATCAAATATTCATAGTGTGATGCCATCCCAGCTTCTTCCATCCCCAGAGGTGCATGACCGGTTTCTTCATTAGAATAACATTGGGGAAGATGATTACAGActtttattacattcatttatttgtgtctgGAGGGCATAAGAAAACCAGAGTCATTCTTCTCCTTTCACCTTATGGTCACGTGACTGAGCTCATACAGTTGAGCTTGGTGACAAACAGCTCTACCCAGCTTGCTGCCCCAATtacagattttttattttttatttttgttgttgttttatttttttgagacaaggtttctctgtatagccctggctatcctggaactcactctgtacaccaggctggcctcgaactcagaaatctgcctgcctctgcctgaacaagtgatgggattaaaggcgtgcgccaccactgcccggcccaatTTCAGattattaaaactttttaaattgtGGAGTTttctgttggtggtggttttgtttttgtttttgtttttttgtgatttttgagacatggtttcattgtgtagttctggctgtcctagaactcactttgtagaccctgCTGagctccaactcacagagatccgcctgcctctgtctcccatgggactgggattaaaggcatttatcaccatacctggctaaatTGTGGTTAAAAAAGAATCCAGACACATAGTAAGTGGGGCATAGTGGCATATACCAGCCCCAAGGCAGGTGAGAGGGGGGGATTGCTATGAGTTCGAAGCCACTCTGGATAATGTAGTGTGACCCTGGCTCCCAACCTCAGGTACTCAATGTCTGTGAAGTGGAAAATGACATTTACCATGGATGCATGGATTTAACCTTGCCAGGTGTGAATGGAATCCCATGTGACATACTTTATAGTCTTTATGTGAGTGCAGAAATGGTGTTCAAAAGTGTGTAACGGTGGAACTTCGGGTTCTTTcagtggacctgagttcaaatagtGTGGCACTGGGTCAGCTGAActgtttcaaataatatttttaagtgatgtattaatttattttatgtgcattactgttttgtctgcatgcgtgtctgtgtgagggtgtcatgTCCTttagaactggaattatggacagctgtgagctgccatgggggtactaggaactgaactcaggtgctctggaagaagagccactgctcttcactgctgagccatctctctagccctgggccATCTGAGCTTCACCTGAGCATCAGTTATCTTCACTGCAAAGGGAGGATATTAATAGACCATAGCTGTTGGTGTTAACTGTGATGGTACAGGAAAGTATTGCTGTATACAGCACAGGCATCCTAAGAATATTAACTCCTTTCCTCCTGGACTACATTTCTCACGGACCACAAGTCCCTGTGGCACAAGACACACACTTAGCAATTGGTGCAGTAGTACATGTACTTAGCAATTGATACACTGGTATCACCAGTTGGGTTTAAACATCGGGAGCAGGGCAGTCAGGGTGGGATGATATCCTCCTCTCACCCCATAAACCCTGCCAGGTATACAATGAGTTCATCCTGCCCTCGGAGCGAGATGGATTCCTGAGCCGGATCCGGGAGATTATCCAGCGAGTGGAGACCCTGCTGAAGAGAGATGCTGGTCCCCCAGAGGCTGCTGAAGATGCCCTGAGCCCCCAGGTCAGGCCTCTAGACATCTCTAACAGGACCAGACGATACCCTCAGAGTTCTCCTTGGATTAACTTCTCTTGAGTTTGGAGGACCTTAGAAATGTCTCTTACTTTGTTTGCGGCTTTCATCCACGAACTTGTTCTAGAAAGCTgtgaatgaagattttttttttttcagcttgctATTTTGAAGTAAGTGCAGACTCACAGAGAGAAGTTACAAGGCCTGTAGAGCACGTCCCTAGATGCCCTTAGCCCAGATTGGTTGGttgctaatattttttttaaactagcttTCCTATCCTTCCTCTGTTTTATATGTTGTGTTCCTTTGAACCGCTTGAGAACATGTTGGCAGGTCTCATGCCTCTTTATTGCTAAATAGTTTATTTAGCACATACACTTTTGAATCCTCAGAAGCCCATTCTCCTGACTCCTAGACGCTCATGGGTTGTAGCTTAAAAATCCCAAgtctggctgggcatggtggtgcacacctttaatcccagcactcgggaggcagaggcaggtggatttctgagttcgaggccagcctggtctacagagtgagttccaggacagccagggctatacagagaaaccctgtctcgaaaaaaactattaaaaaaaagaatcccaagTCTGCAACTTCCCATCTGTGACTTGGCTTTCCCCACTGTGACTAAGCATCCCTTTTTCTCCCTCAGGAAGAGCCAGCAGCCCTGCCTGCCCTCCCAGGCCCACCCAATGGTAggttctgtgtctgtgcctgctcACCCCAACCTCTGGGTTGACCTTGTGGAGGGTGAAGGGTATAGGTGTTAGTGGTCTCGAATTTCAACCCTTCCTCTTCAGCAGAGCCCCAGAGAAGCATCTCCCCAGAACAGAGGAGCTGGGCAGCCTTCTCCACCTCTCCATCTTCTCCTGGCACCCCCTTGTCCCCTGGGGCCCCCTTTTCCCCTGGGACCCCTCCTGTCTTCCCATGCCCCATCTTTCCTATCACTTCACCCTCATGCTATCCCTGCCCATTCTCCCAGGTCTCTTCAAACCCCTATCCACAGGCCCCCAGTTCCCTGCTTCCCTTATCCTCCAGTGCTTCTCAGGTTCCACTtccatcttcctctcttcccatcaGCGCTCCCCTCCCATTCTCTCCTAGTTATCCCCAAGACCCTCTTAGCCCCACTTCTCTTCCCGTctgcccctctcctccctctcttccctctaccACAGcagcccctctcctctctctggctAGTGCCTTCTCTCTGGCTGTGATGACTGTGGCCCAGTCCCTGCTGTCCCCATCCCCTGGACTTCTTTCTCAGtctcctccagcccctccagGTCCTCTGCCTAGCCTGCCCCTTTCCCTTGCTTCTTGTGACCAGGAGAGCCTTTCGGCCCAAACAGCTGAGACAGAGAATGAGGTGAGTGGGGTATGAAGAGGGCTAGGAAAACAAGGCGGGCTTCTGGATCCTCCCCTTCCTCATGGTACCATACTTGGCAGGCTTCCCGTAATCCTGCTCAGCCACTACTGGGTGATGCTAGACTGGCACCTATATCTGAAGGTGAGGCCTCTAACCCTTGACCTTCCCCTGCCTCTTAGCCCCAGTGCCTTACATTCTGCtagatctttttctttctttctttctttctttctttctttctttctttctttctctctctctctctctctcccttccttccttcctttttctttcttttcttttcttttctctttcttccttcctttcctttctttctttttttctttctttccttctttctttctttctttctttctttctttctttcctttctttctaatcCTCTTCACCTCCCTCCTTATCTTCCCGCAGAGGGAAAGCCCCAGCTTGTTGGCCGTTTCCAAGTGACTTCATCTAAGGAACCAGCAGAGCCTCCCCTGCAACCAGCATCCCCAACTCTCTCCAGATCCCTAAAGCTGCCAAGCCCTCCGCTGACCTCAGAGAGCTCAGACACAGAGGACAGTGCTGCAGGAGGCCCAGAGACTAGGGAGGCTCTGGCAGAGAGTGACCGTGCAGCCGAAGGCCTGGGGGTTGCGGTCGATGATGAAAAGGATGAAGGGAAGGAACCCCTACTTGGAGGCAGTTCCCCAATCTTGAGCCATCCCAGCCCAGTGTGGATGAACTACTCCTACAGCAGCCTGTGTCTGAGCAGTGAGGAGTCGGAGAGCAGCGGGGAAGACGAGGAATTCTGGGCTGAGCTGCAGAACCTTCGGCAGAAGTGAGTCTGGGAACAATGGCAGAGCTGGAGGTGAACCAGAGAGAACAGAGTGTTTGACTAGCCTTTTCCTGCCCGCCCGTGCATCCTCAGGCACTTGTCGGAAGTGGAGGCACTACAGACACTACAGAAGAAGGAAATCGAGGACTTATACAGCCGGCTTGGGAAACAGCCCCCACCTGGTATTGTAGCTCCAGCTGCTATGCTGTCCTGCCGCCAGCGCCGCCTCTCGAAGGGCAGCTTTCCCACCTCCCGCCGCAACAGCCTGCAGCGCTCTGATCTCCCTGGTCCTGGTGAGACCCCTTTTCCTTGAGACTCCTTCCCCATCGGCACGGTCTTCTTCCAGGCCCTGGTGGTCTACCCCTTGGTTCTGGGGGACTAGGCCCCCCTCCTCGCTGCCC
This window encodes:
- the Wnk4 gene encoding serine/threonine-protein kinase WNK4 isoform X4; the protein is MLAPRNTETGVPMSQTEADLALRPSPALTSTGPTRLGPPPRRVRRFSGKAEPRPRSSRPSRRSSVDLGLLSSWSQPASLLPEPPDPPDSAGPTRSPPSSSKEPPEGTWMGAAPVKAVDSACPELTGSSGGPGSREPPRVPDAAARERRREQEEKEDTETQAVATSPDGRYLKFDIEIGRGSFKTVYRGLDTDTTVEVAWCELQTRKLSRAERQRFSEEVEMLKGLQHPNIVRFYDSWKSVLRGQVCIVLVTELMTSGTLKTYLRRFREMKPRVLQRWSRQILRGLHFLHSRVPPILHRDLKCDNVFITGPSGSVKIGDLGLATLKRASFAKSVIGTPEFMAPEMYEEKYDEAVDVYAFGMCMLEMATSEYPYSECQNAAQIYRKVTSGTKPNSFYKVKMPEVKEIIEGCIRTDKNERFTIQDLLAHAFFREERGVHVELAEEDDGEKPGLKLWLRMEDARRGGRPRDNQAIEFLFQLGRDAAEEVAQEMVALGLVCEADYQPVARAVRERVAAIQRKREKLRKARELEVLPPDSGPPPATVSLAPGPPSAFPPEPEEPEADQHQSFLFRHASYSSTTSDCETDGYLSSSGFLDASDPALQPPGGLPSSPAESHLCLPSGFALSIPRSGPGSDFSPGDSYASDAASGLSDMGEGGQMRKNPVKTLRRRPRSRLRVTSVSDQSDRVVECQLQTHNSKMVTFRFDLDGDSPEEIAAAMVYNEFILPSERDGFLSRIREIIQRVETLLKRDAGPPEAAEDALSPQEEPAALPALPGPPNAEPQRSISPEQRSWAAFSTSPSSPGTPLSPGAPFSPGTPPVFPCPIFPITSPSCYPCPFSQVSSNPYPQAPSSLLPLSSSASQVPLPSSSLPISAPLPFSPSYPQDPLSPTSLPVCPSPPSLPSTTAAPLLSLASAFSLAVMTVAQSLLSPSPGLLSQSPPAPPGPLPSLPLSLASCDQESLSAQTAETENEASRNPAQPLLGDARLAPISEEGKPQLVGRFQVTSSKEPAEPPLQPASPTLSRSLKLPSPPLTSESSDTEDSAAGGPETREALAESDRAAEGLGVAVDDEKDEGKEPLLGGSSPILSHPSPVWMNYSYSSLCLSSEESESSGEDEEFWAELQNLRQKHLSEVEALQTLQKKEIEDLYSRLGKQPPPGIVAPAAMLSCRQRRLSKGSFPTSRRNSLQRSDLPGPGIMRRNSLSGSSTGSQEQR
- the Wnk4 gene encoding serine/threonine-protein kinase WNK4 isoform X3, with amino-acid sequence MLAPRNTETGVPMSQTEADLALRPSPALTSTGPTRLGPPPRRVRRFSGKAEPRPRSSRPSRRSSVDLGLLSSWSQPASLLPEPPDPPDSAGPTRSPPSSSKEPPEGTWMGAAPVKAVDSACPELTGSSGGPGSREPPRVPDAAARERRREQEEKEDTETQAVATSPDGRYLKFDIEIGRGSFKTVYRGLDTDTTVEVAWCELQTRKLSRAERQRFSEEVEMLKGLQHPNIVRFYDSWKSVLRGQVCIVLVTELMTSGTLKTYLRRFREMKPRVLQRWSRQILRGLHFLHSRVPPILHRDLKCDNVFITGPSGSVKIGDLGLATLKRASFAKSVIGTPEFMAPEMYEEKYDEAVDVYAFGMCMLEMATSEYPYSECQNAAQIYRKVTSGTKPNSFYKVKMPEVKEIIEGCIRTDKNERFTIQDLLAHAFFREERGVHVELAEEDDGEKPGLKLWLRMEDARRGGRPRDNQAIEFLFQLGRDAAEEVAQEMVALGLVCEADYQPVARAVRERVAAIQRKREKLRKARELEVLPPDSGPPPATVSLAPGPPSAFPPEPEEPEADQHQSFLFRHASYSSTTSDCETDGYLSSSGFLDASDPALQPPGGLPSSPAESHLCLPSGFALSIPRSGPGSDFSPGDSYASDAASGLSDMGEGGQMRKNPVKTLRRRPRSRLRVTSVSDQSDRVVECQLQTHNSKMVTFRFDLDGDSPEEIAAAMVYNEFILPSERDGFLSRIREIIQRVETLLKRDAGPPEAAEDALSPQEEPAALPALPGPPNAEPQRSISPEQRSWAAFSTSPSSPGTPLSPGAPFSPGTPPVFPCPIFPITSPSCYPCPFSQVSSNPYPQAPSSLLPLSSSASQVPLPSSSLPISAPLPFSPSYPQDPLSPTSLPVCPSPPSLPSTTAAPLLSLASAFSLAVMTVAQSLLSPSPGLLSQSPPAPPGPLPSLPLSLASCDQESLSAQTAETENEASRNPAQPLLGDARLAPISEEGKPQLVGRFQVTSSKEPAEPPLQPASPTLSRSLKLPSPPLTSESSDTEDSAAGGPETREALAESDRAAEGLGVAVDDEKDEGKEPLLGGSSPILSHPSPVWMNYSYSSLCLSSEESESSGEDEEFWAELQNLRQKHLSEVEALQTLQKKEIEDLYSRLGKQPPPGIVAPAAMLSCRQRRLSKGSFPTSRRNSLQRSDLPGPVNSDQKSYVSPTPGPHHGPWPLRI
- the Wnk4 gene encoding serine/threonine-protein kinase WNK4 isoform X2; translated protein: MLAPRNTETGVPMSQTEADLALRPSPALTSTGPTRLGPPPRRVRRFSGKAEPRPRSSRPSRRSSVDLGLLSSWSQPASLLPEPPDPPDSAGPTRSPPSSSKEPPEGTWMGAAPVKAVDSACPELTGSSGGPGSREPPRVPDAAARERRREQEEKEDTETQAVATSPDGRYLKFDIEIGRGSFKTVYRGLDTDTTVEVAWCELQTRKLSRAERQRFSEEVEMLKGLQHPNIVRFYDSWKSVLRGQVCIVLVTELMTSGTLKTYLRRFREMKPRVLQRWSRQILRGLHFLHSRVPPILHRDLKCDNVFITGPSGSVKIGDLGLATLKRASFAKSVIGTPEFMAPEMYEEKYDEAVDVYAFGMCMLEMATSEYPYSECQNAAQIYRKVTSGTKPNSFYKVKMPEVKEIIEGCIRTDKNERFTIQDLLAHAFFREERGVHVELAEEDDGEKPGLKLWLRMEDARRGGRPRDNQAIEFLFQLGRDAAEEVAQEMVALGLVCEADYQPVARAVRERVAAIQRKREKLRKARELEVLPPDSGPPPATVSLAPGPPSAFPPEPEEPEADQHQSFLFRHASYSSTTSDCETDGYLSSSGFLDASDPALQPPGGLPSSPAESHLCLPSGFALSIPRSGPGSDFSPGDSYASDAASGLSDMGEGGQMRKNPVKTLRRRPRSRLRVTSVSDQSDRVVECQLQTHNSKMVTFRFDLDGDSPEEIAAAMVYNEFILPSERDGFLSRIREIIQRVETLLKRDAGPPEAAEDALSPQEEPAALPALPGPPNEPQRSISPEQRSWAAFSTSPSSPGTPLSPGAPFSPGTPPVFPCPIFPITSPSCYPCPFSQVSSNPYPQAPSSLLPLSSSASQVPLPSSSLPISAPLPFSPSYPQDPLSPTSLPVCPSPPSLPSTTAAPLLSLASAFSLAVMTVAQSLLSPSPGLLSQSPPAPPGPLPSLPLSLASCDQESLSAQTAETENEASRNPAQPLLGDARLAPISEEGKPQLVGRFQVTSSKEPAEPPLQPASPTLSRSLKLPSPPLTSESSDTEDSAAGGPETREALAESDRAAEGLGVAVDDEKDEGKEPLLGGSSPILSHPSPVWMNYSYSSLCLSSEESESSGEDEEFWAELQNLRQKHLSEVEALQTLQKKEIEDLYSRLGKQPPPGIVAPAAMLSCRQRRLSKGSFPTSRRNSLQRSDLPGPGIMRRNSLSGSSTGSQEQRASKGVTFAGDIGRMVRGGPKEGRAEGMVAGSSSAFLFFGHCFSIFLFPSSEFRPEVLCLPNTRAPPWPMASQNLMFFVTNSTQQRTPQH